The following proteins come from a genomic window of Streptomyces sp. NBC_01716:
- a CDS encoding oxidoreductase yields MSDTRDRPATAAGTWRLGDLTVNRVGFGAMRLTGGVPFGPGGGRSDREKSTAVLRQAVELGVNHIDTAAFYFSATRSANELINTALAPYPDDLVITSKVWPGRDTSGEWWWAEPGQLRGQVEENLRQLGRDHLDVVNLRLPQSWATRSVAEHFGALAELRDAGLVRHLGVSNVTSEQLAEARAIAPVVCVQNSYSVDAPGAEQKLLRECGDLGIAYVPFFAIAGSGRESGAGATDDEAVLAVARAHGASPAQIRLAWTLAQGPHVLAIPGTSDPKHLAENVAAGALRLSDEEVARLGTVGRADG; encoded by the coding sequence ATGTCCGACACGCGTGACCGCCCCGCGACGGCCGCAGGTACCTGGCGGCTCGGCGATCTGACCGTCAACCGCGTCGGGTTCGGCGCCATGCGCCTGACCGGCGGTGTTCCCTTCGGTCCCGGCGGCGGGCGGAGCGACCGCGAGAAATCGACAGCCGTACTGAGGCAGGCCGTCGAGCTCGGCGTGAACCACATCGACACCGCCGCGTTCTACTTCTCCGCGACGCGCTCCGCCAACGAGCTGATCAACACCGCGCTCGCGCCGTACCCCGACGATCTGGTCATCACCAGCAAGGTCTGGCCGGGCCGGGACACCTCGGGCGAGTGGTGGTGGGCCGAGCCGGGGCAGTTGCGCGGTCAGGTCGAGGAGAACCTGCGCCAGCTCGGCCGTGATCACCTGGACGTGGTGAATCTGCGTCTGCCGCAGAGCTGGGCGACCCGCTCGGTGGCCGAGCACTTCGGCGCGCTGGCCGAGCTGCGGGACGCCGGGCTCGTCCGTCATCTCGGCGTCTCGAACGTGACCTCCGAGCAGCTGGCCGAGGCCCGGGCCATCGCGCCGGTGGTCTGTGTGCAGAACTCCTACAGCGTGGACGCGCCGGGCGCGGAGCAGAAGCTCCTGCGGGAGTGCGGTGACCTGGGGATCGCCTACGTACCGTTCTTCGCCATCGCGGGCAGCGGGCGCGAGTCGGGCGCCGGCGCGACGGACGACGAAGCGGTGCTCGCCGTCGCGCGGGCGCACGGCGCCTCGCCCGCGCAGATACGGCTGGCGTGGACGCTGGCCCAGGGCCCGCACGTACTGGCCATCCCCGGGACAAGCGACCCGAAGCACCTCGCGGAGAACGTGGCGGCGGGCGCGCTCCGGCTCTCGGACGAGGAGGTGGCACGCCTGGGGACGGTCGGCCGGGCCGACGGCTGA
- a CDS encoding helix-turn-helix transcriptional regulator, with amino-acid sequence MLVDSLTIDSVPQDEVTVSSYRSADLGPVQIGEVIFQDELRLECEDIGTGFYVQLPIQGRFESRHRGVRTLVSRASSVVYQPGGGSFSGRWPAGYRALCVRIDASALDTALARLIGDRVSSRARFGPVMDTADGYGRGWADLLYSVNRQLAGAPDNLLTQPLVAAPLAESVINGFLLAAAHTHTEALTASVAPARPAAVRTAIDVIEADARTPLTLSVLAEHCGVSARTLQKAFQRHLGMSPMEYLRDVRLRRAHEELRSADPYVDSVASIARGWGFAHPGRFAAAHEAKYGIKPLRTLRG; translated from the coding sequence ATGCTCGTTGACTCCTTGACGATCGATTCCGTGCCGCAGGACGAAGTCACGGTGTCGAGTTACAGATCCGCCGATCTCGGTCCTGTCCAGATCGGCGAGGTGATATTTCAGGACGAGCTGCGGCTTGAGTGCGAAGATATCGGCACCGGATTTTATGTTCAGCTGCCGATTCAAGGGCGATTCGAGTCGCGGCACCGTGGTGTGCGCACGCTGGTCAGCCGCGCGTCGTCGGTCGTGTACCAGCCGGGTGGCGGGTCGTTCTCCGGCCGCTGGCCGGCGGGCTACCGAGCGTTGTGCGTCCGCATTGACGCGTCGGCGCTGGACACCGCTCTGGCCAGACTCATCGGCGACCGCGTGTCCAGCCGAGCCCGCTTCGGCCCGGTCATGGACACCGCCGACGGCTACGGGCGCGGCTGGGCCGACCTGCTCTATTCGGTCAACCGACAGCTCGCGGGCGCTCCGGACAACCTGCTGACACAGCCGCTGGTCGCTGCCCCGCTGGCGGAGAGCGTGATCAACGGCTTCCTGCTCGCGGCGGCCCACACGCACACCGAGGCGCTCACCGCGTCGGTGGCGCCGGCGCGGCCGGCGGCGGTCCGCACCGCCATCGACGTCATCGAGGCGGACGCACGGACCCCGCTGACGCTGTCGGTTCTCGCCGAGCACTGCGGCGTGAGCGCGCGCACCCTGCAGAAGGCATTTCAGCGGCATCTGGGCATGTCGCCGATGGAGTACCTGCGCGATGTCCGCCTGCGCCGGGCGCACGAAGAACTCCGCAGCGCCGATCCGTATGTCGACTCGGTCGCCTCGATCGCCCGCGGTTGGGGCTTCGCGCACCCGGGCCGATTCGCCGCCGCGCACGAGGCGAAATATGGAATAAAGCCGCTGCGTACGCTTCGTGGATAA
- a CDS encoding hemerythrin domain-containing protein, with the protein MTVNEEPSVSTREMYMVHTMLRREFSLLPALVREVGAGDRERVGVVAGHAELVASVLHHHHAAEDAYLWPVLLERGPEEIAPVVHSMEEQHAGIARLYTEATTLLDKWRHSAAAGPRDALAGTFEGLLPPLYEHLGDEERRVLPLIDRYITLDEWDRSVQEGGKDTPQELLPLMFGMMMYEGDPGIVARAVANMPPEVRPVIEQAAGEAFRAHSQRVHGTTTPRRSTV; encoded by the coding sequence ATGACGGTCAATGAGGAACCGAGCGTGAGCACGCGCGAGATGTACATGGTGCACACCATGCTCCGGCGGGAGTTCTCGCTGCTTCCGGCCCTGGTGCGCGAGGTCGGGGCCGGTGATCGGGAGCGGGTGGGAGTCGTCGCCGGGCACGCCGAACTGGTGGCTTCGGTGCTCCATCACCATCATGCCGCTGAGGACGCGTACCTCTGGCCGGTCCTGCTGGAGCGCGGTCCCGAGGAGATCGCACCGGTGGTCCACTCGATGGAGGAGCAACACGCGGGCATCGCCCGGCTCTACACGGAGGCGACCACCCTCCTGGACAAGTGGCGTCACAGCGCGGCCGCGGGTCCGCGCGACGCGCTGGCGGGCACCTTCGAAGGGCTGCTTCCCCCGCTGTACGAGCACCTGGGCGACGAGGAGCGGCGCGTCCTTCCGCTGATCGACAGGTACATCACGCTCGACGAGTGGGACCGGAGTGTTCAGGAGGGCGGCAAGGACACACCTCAGGAGCTGCTTCCTCTCATGTTCGGCATGATGATGTACGAAGGCGATCCCGGGATTGTCGCGCGGGCGGTGGCCAACATGCCGCCGGAGGTGCGGCCTGTCATCGAGCAGGCGGCCGGAGAGGCGTTCCGAGCCCATTCGCAGCGTGTGCACGGCACCACCACCCCGCGTCGCAGCACGGTTTGA
- a CDS encoding sirohydrochlorin chelatase has protein sequence MSSPTGPAPGLPVRMPRPRQSGRHRRPEPVAAPEGAPTLVLAMPGIPGAEVRNLGEEVVSIARSELPGLDARIGYLDGDDDEYPALGTVLAQTSEQRVERYEQAKAAGREVTEPEGISAVVVPLLAGPDNSLVRRIRQAVVDSKAVAEMTEVLGPHPLLAEALHVRLSEAGLARADRARLFTVATAADGIILATVGGEEAVQAAGITGMLLAARLAVPVMAAALDDEGAVAAIAEQLRESGSTQLALAPYLIGPELPEGLLDIALKEADCASSEPLGAYPAVGKLVLSQYTSALGISAQTQNSPAS, from the coding sequence ATGAGCTCCCCCACTGGGCCGGCACCCGGCCTGCCTGTACGAATGCCTCGACCCCGACAGTCGGGGCGGCACCGTCGACCCGAACCCGTGGCGGCGCCCGAGGGCGCGCCCACGCTTGTGCTGGCCATGCCCGGCATCCCCGGTGCCGAGGTGCGGAACCTCGGCGAGGAGGTCGTCAGCATCGCGCGTTCCGAGCTGCCGGGCCTGGACGCCCGCATCGGCTATCTGGACGGCGACGACGACGAGTACCCCGCGCTGGGCACCGTCCTGGCGCAGACCTCCGAGCAGCGTGTCGAGCGCTACGAGCAGGCGAAGGCCGCCGGCCGTGAGGTCACCGAGCCCGAGGGCATCTCGGCCGTTGTCGTGCCGCTGCTCGCGGGTCCCGACAACTCCCTGGTCAGGCGGATACGTCAGGCCGTGGTGGACAGCAAGGCCGTGGCGGAGATGACCGAGGTCCTCGGTCCGCACCCGTTGCTCGCCGAGGCGCTGCACGTGCGTCTGTCGGAGGCCGGGCTCGCCCGTGCCGACCGCGCGAGGCTCTTCACGGTGGCGACGGCCGCCGACGGCATCATCCTCGCCACGGTGGGCGGCGAGGAGGCCGTCCAGGCGGCCGGGATCACCGGGATGCTGCTGGCCGCGCGCCTCGCCGTGCCGGTGATGGCGGCGGCGCTCGACGACGAGGGCGCGGTCGCCGCCATCGCCGAGCAGCTGCGCGAGTCCGGCTCCACGCAGCTTGCGCTCGCCCCGTACCTGATCGGACCCGAGCTCCCCGAGGGGCTGCTCGACATCGCTCTCAAGGAGGCCGACTGCGCCTCTTCCGAGCCGCTCGGCGCGTATCCGGCCGTCGGCAAGCTGGTGCTCTCGCAGTACACGAGCGCGCTGGGCATCTCGGCGCAGACGCAGAACTCCCCGGCGTCCTGA
- a CDS encoding uracil-DNA glycosylase, with protein MAPRPLHELVEPGWATALEPVAERVGAMGDFLRAEIAAGRTYLPAGANVLRAFQQPFDDVRVLIVGQDPYPTPGMAVGLSFSVAPDVRNLPGSLENIFLEMHRDIGTPRPSNGDLTPWTRQGVLLLNRALTTAPRKPAAHRGKGWEEVTEQAIRALVGRGKPLVSILWGRDARNLRPLLGDLPAIESAHPSPMSADRGFFGSRPFSRANDLLTGQGAQPVDWQLP; from the coding sequence GTGGCACCACGACCCTTGCACGAGCTTGTTGAACCCGGATGGGCGACAGCTCTCGAACCAGTAGCTGAACGCGTCGGCGCCATGGGGGACTTCCTCCGGGCCGAGATCGCAGCCGGCCGGACGTATCTGCCCGCCGGCGCGAACGTGCTCCGCGCGTTTCAGCAGCCCTTCGACGATGTCCGAGTCCTGATCGTCGGACAGGACCCGTACCCCACACCGGGGATGGCCGTCGGACTCAGCTTCTCTGTGGCCCCCGACGTGCGTAACCTCCCGGGCAGCCTGGAGAACATCTTCCTGGAGATGCATCGCGACATCGGTACGCCAAGACCCTCCAACGGTGACCTGACTCCCTGGACACGGCAGGGCGTGCTGTTGCTCAACAGGGCGCTCACGACGGCCCCGCGCAAGCCCGCCGCGCACCGGGGCAAGGGCTGGGAAGAGGTTACGGAGCAGGCGATCCGGGCGTTGGTGGGGCGCGGCAAGCCGCTGGTGTCGATCCTGTGGGGGCGTGACGCGCGCAATCTGCGGCCGCTGCTGGGGGATCTTCCGGCGATTGAATCCGCGCATCCGTCTCCGATGTCGGCGGACCGGGGCTTCTTCGGCTCGCGGCCGTTCAGCCGGGCCAACGACCTTCTCACCGGGCAGGGTGCCCAGCCGGTGGACTGGCAACTGCCTTAG
- a CDS encoding N-acetylglucosamine kinase: protein MSWVLGVDSGGSGLRIALGSVNEAAAASAEGGAAVRTVGGAASAGPVRTGASGIDPDHLLEQLLPAARTLLAREGAAAPVAVAIGAAGMASLGDGLRADLPAALENALGARRLALAADAVTAYAGALGQRPGAVVAAGTGMIALGTDLTGWRRADGWGHLLGDCGGGAWIGRAGLEAAMRAYDGRRGGSAALLSRTEAVFGPAPEMPGRVYPRTDRPAVLASFAPEVARCAADDPVAAGILAEAARHIADAAVAACPPAEGCEVALTGGLFKMGDPLLVPLRAELADRLPHARPVSAEGDPLAGALRIAAALATGSLRLPCDGRMLSVPTERDE, encoded by the coding sequence ATGAGCTGGGTGCTCGGTGTCGACTCGGGCGGGTCCGGGCTGCGGATCGCCCTCGGGTCGGTGAACGAGGCCGCAGCCGCGTCGGCGGAGGGCGGCGCGGCGGTCAGGACGGTGGGTGGCGCCGCGTCCGCCGGGCCGGTCCGCACCGGGGCTTCCGGGATCGATCCGGACCATTTGCTGGAGCAGTTGCTGCCCGCCGCGCGGACGCTGCTCGCGCGCGAGGGCGCGGCGGCTCCCGTGGCCGTCGCGATCGGCGCCGCGGGCATGGCGTCGCTCGGTGACGGACTGCGCGCCGACCTGCCTGCGGCGCTGGAAAACGCCCTGGGAGCACGGCGGTTGGCGCTCGCCGCCGACGCCGTCACCGCGTACGCGGGGGCGCTCGGCCAGCGTCCGGGCGCCGTCGTCGCCGCCGGTACGGGCATGATCGCGCTGGGCACCGATCTGACGGGCTGGCGGCGCGCGGACGGCTGGGGGCATCTGCTCGGCGACTGCGGCGGCGGTGCCTGGATCGGCCGGGCGGGGCTGGAGGCGGCGATGCGCGCGTACGACGGGCGGCGCGGCGGTTCGGCCGCACTGCTGTCCCGGACGGAAGCCGTGTTCGGCCCCGCGCCGGAGATGCCGGGGCGGGTCTATCCGCGTACCGACCGGCCCGCCGTGCTCGCCTCGTTCGCCCCCGAGGTGGCCCGCTGCGCGGCCGACGACCCGGTGGCCGCGGGGATCCTCGCCGAGGCCGCGCGGCACATCGCCGACGCGGCCGTCGCCGCGTGTCCGCCGGCGGAGGGGTGCGAAGTGGCCCTGACGGGTGGGCTGTTCAAGATGGGTGACCCACTGCTCGTACCGCTGCGGGCGGAGTTGGCCGACCGGCTGCCGCACGCGAGGCCGGTGTCGGCGGAGGGAGACCCGCTGGCGGGGGCCCTGCGGATCGCGGCGGCCCTCGCGACCGGTTCGCTCCGACTGCCGTGCGACGGGCGGATGTTGTCCGTCCCGACAGAGCGGGACGAATGA
- a CDS encoding LLM class flavin-dependent oxidoreductase, whose protein sequence is MTEVRFGALLEPTADRPQDVVGWAELMEQLGYDVVSLSDHPYWPERLDTVALLSAMVARTRRITVMPNLLNLPLRPPAMIARTAATLDILSGGRFELGLGSGAQQMWESIVAEGGPPRTAGQSIEALEEATHIIRALWASKADVEFRGTHYRLGGARPGPAPVHQVSIWFGAYRPRMLRVVGAIGDGWIPSSPFFPPEALPDANRIINEAAEAAGRSPRSIRRGYNIEGEFGTGPGFLQGPPAVWARQLAELVLTGQIDTFFLYRVGSPDFLRRFAAEVAPAVRELVTSG, encoded by the coding sequence ATGACCGAGGTGAGATTCGGCGCGCTGTTGGAGCCGACGGCCGACCGCCCGCAGGATGTGGTCGGCTGGGCGGAGCTCATGGAGCAACTCGGTTACGACGTCGTCTCGTTGTCCGACCACCCGTACTGGCCCGAGCGTCTGGACACCGTCGCGCTGCTGTCGGCCATGGTGGCCAGGACGCGGCGGATCACGGTGATGCCGAACCTGCTCAATCTGCCGCTTCGGCCGCCCGCCATGATCGCCCGTACCGCCGCCACCCTGGACATCCTCAGCGGCGGCAGGTTCGAGCTGGGGCTCGGAAGCGGGGCGCAGCAGATGTGGGAGTCCATCGTCGCGGAGGGCGGCCCCCCGCGCACCGCCGGGCAGTCCATCGAGGCGCTGGAGGAGGCCACGCACATCATCCGTGCGCTGTGGGCGTCCAAGGCGGACGTCGAGTTCCGGGGCACGCACTACCGGCTCGGCGGCGCTCGGCCCGGCCCCGCGCCGGTGCACCAGGTCAGTATCTGGTTCGGCGCCTACCGGCCCCGCATGCTCCGTGTCGTAGGTGCCATCGGCGACGGGTGGATCCCCAGCTCGCCCTTCTTTCCCCCGGAGGCGCTGCCCGACGCCAACCGGATCATCAACGAGGCCGCGGAGGCCGCCGGCCGGTCACCGCGGAGTATCCGTCGCGGCTACAACATCGAGGGCGAGTTCGGTACCGGCCCCGGCTTCCTCCAGGGACCGCCCGCTGTCTGGGCGCGGCAACTGGCCGAGCTCGTACTGACCGGACAGATCGACACGTTCTTCCTGTACCGGGTCGGCTCACCCGACTTCCTGCGCCGCTTCGCCGCTGAAGTCGCGCCCGCCGTCCGCGAACTCGTCACGAGCGGCTGA
- a CDS encoding DUF6214 family protein: MTSAAEPATPVWPRWEVQGYGTVTCDTLPGGRCELPRHELVPPWVDIRLTFADGARVDVLAVLRDGVVAVEDAQADPPLPLDDLTELRAWIEAPVEYACRVVAGQHHVEAGPVEGDVAAARPAPKPAVRPASSTAEPAVAVTAEGEGYEYEGGPSGADAELLEDEPAPGGRHRADDSVSSDRADRRGVAETYRRAQQLGQDPVLAVMCATGYGRRKSLSVIASARDDGYLTPRHRRR, translated from the coding sequence ATGACTTCCGCCGCTGAGCCCGCGACGCCTGTCTGGCCCCGGTGGGAGGTGCAGGGGTACGGCACGGTCACCTGCGACACCCTGCCGGGCGGCCGGTGCGAGCTTCCGAGACACGAACTGGTACCGCCCTGGGTCGACATCCGGCTGACGTTCGCCGACGGGGCGCGCGTCGACGTACTCGCCGTCCTGCGGGACGGCGTCGTCGCCGTCGAGGACGCGCAGGCCGATCCGCCGCTGCCGCTGGACGACCTGACGGAGCTGCGCGCCTGGATCGAGGCACCCGTCGAGTACGCCTGCCGCGTGGTGGCGGGACAGCATCATGTGGAGGCCGGCCCGGTCGAGGGCGACGTGGCGGCGGCGAGGCCGGCGCCGAAGCCGGCGGTGAGGCCCGCGTCCAGCACCGCGGAACCGGCGGTGGCCGTGACGGCGGAGGGCGAGGGCTACGAGTACGAGGGCGGCCCGTCGGGAGCCGACGCGGAGCTTCTGGAGGACGAGCCCGCGCCCGGCGGCCGGCACCGCGCCGACGACTCCGTGTCGTCCGACCGCGCGGACCGGCGCGGTGTGGCGGAGACGTACCGCAGGGCACAGCAGTTGGGCCAGGACCCGGTCCTCGCGGTGATGTGCGCGACCGGGTACGGGCGCCGCAAGTCGCTCAGCGTCATCGCGAGCGCCCGCGACGACGGCTATCTGACGCCGCGTCACCGCCGCCGCTGA
- a CDS encoding FAD-dependent oxidoreductase, with protein MPRVAVVGSGPSGVYTAQALVQQPSVPGVLVDVLDRLPAPYGLVRYGVAPDHEKIKSLQNTLRSVLEHERVRFLGNVEIGAEGLTPERLLGLYHAVVYCVGAARDRRLGIPGEELAGSHSATDFVSWYSAHPDAVPGGFGLGARSVVVIGVGNVAVDVARVLARGAEDFRPTDVPHPALGALAGSAVRDVHMVGRRGPSQAKFTTKELRELGALPSAEVRVEPADLELDPAYAPAPADRTGSGPPTPAAQPLAAVNRRNVDVVRGWADAPDQGRARRIHLRFFLRPVKLLGTDDGRVTAVRFERTAPDGQGGVRGTGAYEDIEAGLVLRAVGYRGVPIAGLPFDEATGTVPHRAGRVLRDGAASPGEYVAGWIKRGPTGVIGTNRACAKETVASLLADAPALGARRIAGDPLDALRAAGHHPVEWPGWLAIEDAEAALGAELGRRSVKIPDWEGLLAAARGERGPSGT; from the coding sequence GTGCCGCGCGTCGCCGTCGTCGGATCGGGCCCCAGCGGGGTCTACACCGCCCAGGCCCTCGTCCAGCAGCCGTCGGTGCCCGGCGTCCTGGTGGATGTCCTGGACCGGCTCCCCGCCCCGTACGGGCTGGTGCGCTACGGCGTCGCGCCCGACCACGAGAAGATCAAGTCGCTCCAGAACACGCTGCGTTCGGTGCTGGAGCACGAACGCGTCCGCTTCCTGGGGAACGTCGAGATCGGCGCGGAGGGCCTCACACCCGAACGACTCCTCGGGCTCTACCACGCGGTCGTCTACTGCGTCGGCGCCGCCCGCGACCGGCGGCTCGGCATCCCGGGCGAGGAGCTGGCCGGCAGCCACTCGGCGACGGACTTCGTGTCCTGGTACAGCGCGCACCCGGACGCCGTGCCGGGCGGCTTCGGGCTCGGCGCGCGGTCGGTCGTGGTGATCGGCGTGGGCAATGTCGCCGTCGACGTGGCGCGCGTCCTGGCCCGTGGGGCGGAGGACTTCCGGCCGACGGACGTACCGCACCCGGCGCTCGGCGCGCTGGCAGGGAGCGCGGTCAGGGACGTGCACATGGTGGGTCGGCGGGGCCCGTCGCAGGCGAAGTTCACCACGAAGGAACTGCGTGAACTGGGCGCGCTGCCCTCGGCCGAGGTGCGCGTGGAGCCCGCCGACCTGGAGCTCGATCCGGCGTACGCCCCGGCCCCGGCTGACCGCACCGGGTCCGGGCCGCCCACGCCCGCCGCGCAGCCACTGGCGGCCGTCAACAGGCGCAACGTGGACGTCGTACGCGGCTGGGCCGACGCGCCTGACCAGGGCCGGGCGCGCCGGATCCACCTGCGGTTCTTCCTGCGCCCGGTGAAGCTGCTCGGGACCGACGACGGACGGGTGACGGCCGTACGGTTCGAGCGCACCGCTCCCGACGGGCAGGGCGGGGTGCGGGGCACGGGGGCGTACGAGGACATCGAGGCTGGGCTCGTCCTGCGGGCGGTCGGCTACCGGGGGGTGCCGATCGCCGGGCTGCCCTTCGACGAGGCGACGGGCACGGTGCCGCACCGGGCGGGCCGGGTGCTGAGGGACGGGGCGGCGTCGCCCGGCGAGTATGTGGCGGGGTGGATCAAGCGCGGGCCGACGGGGGTGATCGGCACCAATCGCGCGTGCGCGAAGGAGACGGTCGCCTCGCTCCTCGCGGACGCGCCCGCGCTGGGCGCGCGCCGGATCGCCGGGGACCCGCTCGACGCGCTCCGCGCGGCCGGGCACCACCCGGTGGAATGGCCGGGCTGGCTGGCCATCGAGGACGCGGAGGCGGCGCTGGGCGCGGAGCTGGGGCGGCGGTCGGTGAAGATCCCGGACTGGGAGGGTCTGCTGGCGGCGGCGCGCGGGGAGCGGGGGCCGTCGGGTACGTAG
- a CDS encoding amidase family protein, with protein MGAQRYTAFVTLWNLSGNPAAVVPAARTDDGLPLGAQLVGRPHDEATLLALSAQREAEHPWSRLRPQLD; from the coding sequence CTGGGGGCGCAGCGCTACACCGCGTTCGTGACACTGTGGAACCTGTCGGGCAACCCGGCGGCCGTGGTACCGGCCGCCCGCACCGACGACGGCCTCCCGCTCGGCGCACAACTGGTCGGCCGGCCACACGACGAGGCGACCCTCCTCGCCCTGTCGGCCCAACGTGAGGCGGAGCACCCCTGGTCCCGACTGCGCCCGCAGCTGGACTGA
- a CDS encoding WD40/YVTN/BNR-like repeat-containing protein has protein sequence MTNDVLLTVGTRKGLFIGRRRGGRWEFDGPHFNAQAVYSIGIDTRHAVPRLLVGGDSAHWGPSVFHSDDLGASWSEPSEPAVKFPKDTGASLERVWQLHPAGPAAPDVVYAGSEPAALFRSDDRGETFELVRPLWEHPTRSQWVPGGGGEAVHTVVTDPRDADAVTVAVSTAGVFRSRDGGASWAPSNKGVSAVFLPDPDPEFGQCVHKIARDAVDPDRLYLQNHWGVFRSDDAGANWKDIGSGLPSDFGFAVAAHPHRADVAYVFPIQADSDRVPAGRRCRIYRTSDAGETWDALTTGLPDGDHFGTVLRDALCTDDADPAGVYFGNRNGEVYASADDGDTWQQLASHLPDVLCVRAAVLG, from the coding sequence ATGACCAACGACGTACTGCTCACCGTGGGCACACGCAAGGGACTCTTCATCGGCCGCAGGCGCGGCGGGCGGTGGGAGTTCGACGGACCGCACTTCAACGCGCAGGCGGTCTACTCGATCGGGATCGACACCCGGCACGCCGTACCGCGCCTGCTGGTCGGCGGGGACAGCGCGCACTGGGGCCCGTCCGTGTTCCACTCCGACGATCTCGGCGCGAGCTGGAGCGAGCCGAGCGAACCGGCCGTGAAGTTCCCCAAGGACACCGGCGCGTCGCTGGAGCGGGTCTGGCAGCTGCATCCGGCGGGGCCCGCCGCGCCGGACGTCGTGTACGCGGGCTCCGAGCCGGCCGCCCTGTTCCGTTCCGACGACAGGGGCGAGACCTTCGAGCTGGTCCGGCCGCTGTGGGAGCACCCGACGCGTTCGCAGTGGGTGCCGGGCGGTGGCGGCGAGGCGGTGCACACGGTGGTGACCGACCCCAGGGACGCGGACGCGGTGACGGTCGCGGTGTCGACCGCGGGAGTGTTCCGCTCACGGGACGGCGGCGCGAGCTGGGCGCCCTCCAACAAGGGCGTGTCGGCGGTCTTCCTGCCCGATCCCGACCCGGAGTTCGGCCAGTGCGTCCACAAGATCGCCCGGGACGCGGTCGATCCGGACCGGCTCTACCTCCAGAACCACTGGGGCGTGTTCCGCAGCGACGACGCGGGCGCCAACTGGAAGGACATCGGCTCCGGTCTGCCGTCCGACTTCGGCTTCGCCGTCGCGGCCCATCCGCACCGGGCCGACGTGGCGTACGTCTTCCCGATCCAGGCCGACTCCGACCGGGTCCCCGCCGGCCGGCGCTGCCGGATCTACCGTACGAGCGACGCGGGCGAGACCTGGGACGCCCTGACCACGGGGCTGCCGGACGGCGACCACTTCGGGACGGTGCTGCGCGACGCGCTGTGCACGGACGACGCGGACCCGGCCGGTGTCTACTTCGGCAACCGCAACGGCGAGGTCTACGCGAGCGCGGACGACGGCGACACCTGGCAGCAACTCGCCTCGCACCTTCCCGACGTGCTGTGTGTCCGGGCGGCGGTCCTTGGCTGA
- a CDS encoding hemerythrin domain-containing protein, giving the protein MINEPLADVRDMYMAHTMFRREIGLAPALVRGVPGGDVKRAATVADHFQVVDNSLHHHHVAEDEHVWPRLAERAGTEAEPVVRVMEEQHAAIGALLDEVRAGLARWRGTADAAQGEALADVVSRLHEHLVEHLAVEEDLALPLIEKHITAAEWGRMIADSAGDVAPERIPLIFGMMAYEADPGTVRDIIAQMPPEISGVIGDLAPQSYAAHARQVYGTATPARIGARGAVA; this is encoded by the coding sequence ATGATCAACGAACCCCTGGCTGACGTCCGCGACATGTATATGGCGCACACCATGTTCCGGCGCGAGATCGGACTCGCCCCGGCGCTTGTCCGCGGTGTGCCGGGCGGCGACGTCAAGCGTGCCGCGACCGTGGCCGACCACTTCCAGGTCGTCGACAACAGCCTGCACCACCACCACGTCGCCGAGGACGAACACGTGTGGCCACGGCTGGCCGAGCGGGCGGGTACGGAGGCCGAACCGGTGGTGCGGGTGATGGAGGAGCAGCACGCGGCCATCGGTGCGCTGCTGGACGAGGTCCGTGCCGGGCTCGCACGGTGGCGGGGCACCGCCGACGCGGCACAGGGCGAGGCCCTCGCCGACGTGGTGAGCCGTCTGCACGAGCACCTCGTCGAGCACCTCGCCGTCGAGGAGGACCTCGCGCTTCCTCTGATCGAGAAACACATCACCGCGGCCGAGTGGGGCCGGATGATCGCCGACAGCGCAGGCGACGTCGCGCCGGAGCGGATTCCGCTGATCTTCGGGATGATGGCGTACGAGGCCGATCCCGGCACGGTGCGGGACATCATCGCCCAGATGCCGCCCGAGATCAGTGGCGTGATCGGGGACCTGGCTCCGCAGTCCTACGCGGCACACGCGCGGCAGGTGTACGGCACCGCCACCCCGGCGCGGATCGGCGCTCGCGGAGCGGTGGCGTGA